One genomic region from Acidimicrobiales bacterium encodes:
- a CDS encoding ABC transporter ATP-binding protein has protein sequence MAPSPESAVLLDGLGKRFRLTHDRNWTLKATVLAGHRTRYEEFWALRGVDLDIPHGSTFGIIGGNGSGKSTLLKVLAGILRPDEGTATVNGRLSALLELGAGFHPELTGRENVYLNGAILGFTAKEIRRRFDDIVGFAELDRFIDEPVRNYSSGMYVRLGFSVAIHVEPEILLVDEVLAVGDHTFQKRCLDRFAQLKAEGRTIILVSHDLDMVGWLCEQTAWIQQGTLQAVGPSPKVIEQFLDGAVDSPTPTDPSPSAPRRFGGLGPDDLVRAVDLVDTNGHPMDRVGSGRPVRFRVRVDADQVGEPVTVALGLYRADGTHVASINSGAAARAADDAGTVEVDYAVDSLAVQPGIYELSVALHDATMRRVFERHTHLVRFEVEPTGVDQQNGLVALGGTWSARSADR, from the coding sequence GCGGTCCTGCTCGACGGCCTGGGTAAGCGGTTCCGCCTCACTCATGACCGGAACTGGACCCTGAAGGCCACGGTGCTGGCTGGCCACCGCACCCGCTACGAGGAGTTCTGGGCCCTCCGGGGTGTCGACCTGGATATTCCGCATGGTTCAACGTTCGGGATCATCGGAGGCAACGGGTCGGGCAAGAGCACGCTGCTCAAGGTGTTGGCCGGGATCCTGCGACCCGACGAGGGCACGGCAACGGTCAACGGTCGCCTGTCGGCCCTGCTGGAGCTGGGCGCAGGCTTTCACCCCGAGCTGACCGGCCGGGAGAACGTGTACCTGAACGGCGCCATCCTGGGCTTCACGGCAAAGGAGATCCGTCGGAGGTTTGACGACATCGTGGGCTTCGCCGAGTTGGACCGCTTCATCGACGAGCCGGTCCGTAACTACTCGTCAGGCATGTACGTACGGCTCGGTTTCTCGGTGGCCATCCACGTCGAGCCGGAGATCTTGCTCGTCGACGAGGTACTGGCCGTCGGCGACCACACGTTCCAGAAGCGCTGCCTGGACCGGTTCGCCCAACTGAAGGCCGAGGGCCGCACCATCATCCTGGTCAGCCACGACCTCGACATGGTGGGGTGGCTGTGCGAGCAGACGGCATGGATCCAGCAGGGCACCCTGCAGGCCGTCGGCCCGTCGCCCAAAGTCATTGAGCAGTTTCTGGACGGGGCGGTCGATAGTCCTACGCCTACCGACCCGTCGCCGTCGGCCCCCCGACGATTCGGCGGCCTGGGACCCGACGACCTGGTCCGGGCCGTCGACTTGGTGGATACCAACGGCCACCCCATGGACCGGGTGGGCTCCGGCCGGCCGGTGCGGTTTCGGGTCCGGGTCGACGCCGACCAGGTCGGCGAGCCGGTCACTGTGGCCCTCGGCCTCTACCGGGCCGACGGCACCCACGTGGCGAGCATCAACTCGGGGGCGGCCGCCCGGGCCGCCGACGACGCTGGCACCGTCGAGGTGGACTACGCCGTCGACTCCCTGGCCGTGCAGCCCGGCATCTACGAGCTCTCGGTGGCCCTCCACGACGCCACCATGCGCCGGGTCTTCGAACGCCACACCCATCTGGTGCGCTTCGAGGTGGAGCCCACGGGCGTCGACCAGCAGAACGGGCTGGTGGCCCTGGGCGGCACCTGGTCGGCCCGATCGGCGGACCGGTGA